The DNA segment TCGCCCGGCGCGTCGAGCAATTTTCGCGCCTCGGCGTTCATGTAGGCGATATGCCAGTTGGCGTCGAGTGCGAAGAAACCGTCCGTGATGCGCTCGAGGGCAAGGGAAAGATTCGGCGCTAGCACCGAGGCGTCAGGCGCAGTTGAATCGCTCATCCGCCCTCCTAGCAGACGTTCCAAAAGGCGTGCCTTCTTCGCGGTATGCGGAACCCCCGCCCGAAAGGGAAGGCGCGGGCCGGTTGCCAAGGCGCGCGTGGATGCATGTTCGCTTCGCTTCCATGGCCTTATCGGCGTTACTGTTTGCATTGGGCACGTTCCCGATCGCGGCATCCGCCGCGTCCGCGCTCGATCCATGCGCGGTCGTAGCGGTCGAAATGGTGGACACCGTCAATTCCGCGCAAGCGCGCCCAGGCGATTTCTTCCGATTCCAAACCGTCAATGCCGTGACCGCGGGGGCTCGCGTCGTCATCCCGGCCAGAACGATGGGCTATGGCATCGTGGCGGTCGCATCGCCGGCCGGCCGCGGAGGCCGAGCCGGATCCCTAGTCTTGGAGCCGCGATACCTCGTCCTTCCGGACGGCACCCACCTCGGTGTCGTCCTCAATCACCACACGAACGCCCTGGACCGTACCGGAAAAAGCGGCGATGCTCCCGGGCTCCTGGGCGCTATTCCAGTTCCGGGCGTCGGTGCCGCCGTCGGAATCTTCAACTACTTCCACAACGGGAAAAACATCGAAGTACAACGCGGGAGCGTGTTCACAATATTCCCTAGTGACGATCCCTCGGTCGAGCGCTGCCAGCGGCACCCCAGCTACTAGCTCACGGACGCCGTTGCCCAGCCGGCGAGGATCGCGGTGGTGTCGCGCTCGCGCTCGCGATGCGGAGAGTGCCCGCATCGATCGAGAATGACCCGGTCTACGGGGCCCTTTACGTCGCGGGCGATCGCCTCGACCTGCGCGAGCGTTCCGTATTCGTCTTGCGCGCCCTGGATGCACAAGACGGGAGCCTCGATGCGCGTTAGAACTGGCTCGATGTTCCAGGCGAGGAAATCGGGATGCAGCCAAATGTCGTTCCAGCCGAAAAACGTTGCGTCGACATCGTCGTGGTGGCGGGCCATGCGTTCGCGCAGATCGCCGTTTCGATACCGCTCGCCGATCTCCGCGATGCTGCGGACGGAGAGCTCTTCGACGAATACGTGCGGTGCCTCGACGACCACCGCCGAGACGCGCCGGGGGTGTTCGGCTGCGTAGATAAGCGCGATCGACGCGCCGTCGCTGTGGCCGACCAATAACGCGCGCTCGATCTCGAAACGGTCGAGAAGTTCGGGCAGCGCGATCGAGGCTTCGTCATGCATGTACCGCACGTCGCGCGGGGCCGATAAGCTCTGCGACCGCCCATTGCCGTAACGCGAATAGACCAGCGCGCCGAAGCCGGTGCGGTCCGCGATGGCCTGCGGAAAATCGCGCCAGAGCCCGATCGAGCCGAGCCCTTCATGCAAAAAAACCAACGTCGGCGCGCCATCTATGCGCGGAGCGATCCATTGCGCGTCCACCCGTCGCCCGGCGGCCTCGACGAACACGCGGCCTAGGCTTTCGGAGTGAAATCGAGCGAGAGCGAATTAATGCAGTACCGCGAGCCCAAGGGCCCTGGGCCGTCGTCGAAGACGTGGCCGAGGTGCGAATCGCAGCGCGCGCAACGCACCTCGGTGCGCACCATGCCGTGGCTGCGGTCTTCGATCAAGCGCACGTTCCGCTGTTCTTCCGGGTGCGTAAAGCTCGGCCACCCGCAGTGCGACTCGAACTTCGAATCGGCGGTAAAGAGCGGCGCGGCGCACGCACCGCACACGTAGGTTCCGTCGTCGTCGACCAGCAGCAACGAACCCGTGAACGGGCGCTCGGTCCCGGCCTCACGCAGAATGGCATAGCGCTGCG comes from the Candidatus Dormiibacterota bacterium genome and includes:
- a CDS encoding alpha/beta hydrolase — its product is MFVEAAGRRVDAQWIAPRIDGAPTLVFLHEGLGSIGLWRDFPQAIADRTGFGALVYSRYGNGRSQSLSAPRDVRYMHDEASIALPELLDRFEIERALLVGHSDGASIALIYAAEHPRRVSAVVVEAPHVFVEELSVRSIAEIGERYRNGDLRERMARHHDDVDATFFGWNDIWLHPDFLAWNIEPVLTRIEAPVLCIQGAQDEYGTLAQVEAIARDVKGPVDRVILDRCGHSPHRERERDTTAILAGWATASVS
- the msrB gene encoding peptide-methionine (R)-S-oxide reductase MsrB, giving the protein MENQDRPSVVKSEAEWLAELGPQRYAILREAGTERPFTGSLLLVDDDGTYVCGACAAPLFTADSKFESHCGWPSFTHPEEQRNVRLIEDRSHGMVRTEVRCARCDSHLGHVFDDGPGPLGSRYCINSLSLDFTPKA